A genomic stretch from Candidatus Thiothrix anitrata includes:
- a CDS encoding tetratricopeptide repeat protein produces MPVLGGLIILIQIAFAIHAIRTGRETFWIYIIAFLPGIGCAVYFFTQILPEMQNNRTVRSAGNTILKALDPERELRRRKEELEIADTVQNRVKLADECIESGFPTEAIALLQRCLNNGHDDPDILLKLAQAQFVAAQFQETVDTLDSLIRANPNFRSPDGHLLYARSLEALGKIPQALEEYQALAVSYPGEEARWHYAHLLHQQGQTGRARQLLEEMQLRARRSPKYYRRKEQEWLKQAEQLLKTLQA; encoded by the coding sequence ATGCCCGTACTTGGCGGACTCATCATCCTTATCCAAATAGCCTTTGCTATTCACGCTATCCGTACCGGACGCGAAACTTTCTGGATTTACATTATCGCATTTTTGCCCGGCATTGGTTGTGCGGTGTATTTTTTCACGCAAATCTTGCCGGAAATGCAAAACAACCGCACGGTACGTTCCGCTGGTAACACTATCCTCAAAGCCCTCGACCCGGAACGTGAATTGCGCCGTCGTAAGGAGGAACTGGAGATTGCCGATACCGTTCAGAATCGGGTAAAGCTTGCTGATGAATGCATCGAATCCGGTTTTCCCACCGAAGCGATTGCATTGCTACAACGTTGTTTGAATAATGGGCATGATGACCCTGATATTTTGCTGAAACTGGCGCAAGCTCAATTCGTTGCGGCGCAGTTTCAAGAGACTGTTGATACTTTGGACTCGTTGATTCGAGCCAATCCTAACTTTCGCTCACCTGACGGGCATTTGTTATACGCCCGCAGTTTGGAAGCATTGGGGAAAATTCCGCAAGCACTGGAAGAATATCAAGCCCTTGCCGTCAGTTATCCCGGTGAAGAAGCCCGTTGGCATTATGCTCACCTGTTGCACCAGCAAGGGCAAACAGGACGGGCGCGGCAATTGCTGGAGGAAATGCAGCTACGCGCCCGCCGTTCTCCCAAGTATTATCGCCGCAAAGAGCAGGAATGGCTCAAACAGGCGGAGCAATTACTGAAAACCTTACAGGCGTGA
- a CDS encoding YdcF family protein, translating to MKWLTLLIALWLITVSSTIWHYGTQDTAAPAACIIVLGAAVQGNEPTPVFAERIRHAVSLYQRGLAAKIIFTGGSGEGNAHSESSVASRFAVQLGVPSDAIYREENSHTTQQNMVEAAAIMRQYELDSAIVVSDPLHLKRAMWMANDVGIAAVSSPTPTSMYRSLATQLPFLAREVYFIHHYAVTGL from the coding sequence ATGAAATGGCTTACCCTGCTTATTGCGCTTTGGCTCATTACCGTCAGCAGCACTATCTGGCACTACGGCACACAAGATACCGCCGCGCCCGCCGCTTGCATCATCGTGTTGGGTGCAGCGGTGCAAGGCAATGAGCCAACCCCCGTTTTCGCCGAACGCATCCGCCATGCAGTCAGTCTTTATCAGCGCGGTTTGGCGGCAAAAATCATCTTCACGGGTGGCAGCGGTGAGGGCAATGCACATTCAGAAAGCAGCGTTGCCAGCCGTTTTGCCGTGCAGCTTGGTGTACCGAGCGACGCGATTTACCGCGAAGAAAATTCCCATACCACGCAGCAAAATATGGTGGAAGCCGCCGCGATCATGCGCCAATACGAGCTGGATTCAGCGATTGTGGTGAGTGACCCGCTGCACCTGAAACGCGCCATGTGGATGGCAAATGACGTAGGCATTGCGGCGGTATCCTCGCCAACACCGACCAGTATGTACCGCTCGTTAGCGACGCAGTTACCGTTTTTGGCGCGGGAGGTGTATTTCATTCATCATTACGCAGTGACGGGGCTGTGA
- a CDS encoding RyR domain-containing protein encodes MLISPKSPRNIALVFTLIAILVMALGLMYTGFLEQQAVVGGKTYGLTRGEAFYAAVNLLLYHQLIKPEDMQHHNIWIILGQFLGYMAFYGTILLLVWNTLGSWFSGVWVRLFYKAHWVVCGLNAQGRAFINNALMTDPRLKLVVLLPEMDESMQSFTDQHQGRVKLVKGNATLSEHLQRAAAQQASKIIACTDATDVNLQIANAVSGLFADASVKRSKKLGKLDLHVSIADQQLANSIGHETYQHFLQPNQPFMVQMYTPHSLIARYFFRRYPPHVRADWQQQSRVHLVFVGYGALAEAMMHHYAQISPYKHFGLPVFTLLGPKAETHKRALLQRYPAFNNERAHTAAETVVEHVQALECDASFNLDAAQLDQISAVSAPTAILFCDGQGEQNFSRAMKLHQCTLLHNRWHSPFYIYLDDAQGMQALLDSAASKYPARQLVPFGMAEDIFNLRRLDELEENARFVHEAYRESQHPGIGELDSASLPANLKPWVDLPETYRNSNRRTGDHIAVKLASIRCHVAPEGSLILSDDIVLGAPAERLDLLSRLEHQSWCYERLMSGWRYAEQRHNERRLHPAIRLWEDLSEAEQSKDVNQIENVRRSLIEEYGTSAVSVRQELVVGLIGHNYLTFEQAQHVCRQLQASVLPELLRSYPGFFFTLLTPLAPGSDFILASEALRWFGERKIPSRLLVVQAISLEKVVDAYRVNWEGGASWDGVYFYPSQALDQQMAETAWQQGKESILKQLRTLIDSDACQGVIDLTLLGDETERNAIAYERAAEYIVKRSDELVAVFDVSRQPGGIGGTKATLDSWGRKAEGADARIITL; translated from the coding sequence GGTTGATGTATACCGGCTTTCTTGAGCAACAGGCCGTTGTCGGTGGCAAAACTTACGGGCTGACACGGGGAGAAGCCTTTTACGCGGCAGTCAATTTGCTGCTCTATCATCAATTGATCAAGCCGGAAGATATGCAGCACCATAATATCTGGATCATTCTTGGACAGTTTCTAGGCTATATGGCCTTTTACGGAACGATTCTGCTGCTGGTATGGAATACCTTAGGTAGCTGGTTTTCAGGTGTCTGGGTACGTTTATTCTACAAGGCGCACTGGGTCGTTTGCGGGCTGAACGCTCAAGGGCGGGCTTTTATCAATAATGCCCTGATGACTGACCCCCGGCTAAAACTGGTGGTTTTGTTGCCTGAGATGGATGAGTCCATGCAATCATTTACAGACCAGCATCAGGGAAGGGTCAAGCTGGTAAAAGGCAATGCAACACTCAGTGAGCATTTGCAACGGGCAGCCGCGCAACAAGCCAGCAAGATCATCGCCTGTACGGATGCAACCGATGTCAATTTACAAATTGCCAATGCGGTTAGCGGGCTGTTTGCTGATGCCAGCGTGAAACGCAGTAAAAAGCTGGGCAAGCTGGATTTGCATGTTTCCATTGCCGATCAGCAGTTGGCAAACAGTATCGGGCATGAAACCTATCAACATTTCCTGCAACCCAATCAGCCATTCATGGTGCAGATGTATACGCCTCATAGTCTGATAGCACGGTATTTTTTCCGCCGTTATCCGCCTCATGTGCGTGCGGACTGGCAGCAGCAATCACGGGTGCATCTGGTTTTTGTCGGTTACGGGGCACTGGCGGAAGCCATGATGCATCACTACGCCCAGATTTCGCCTTACAAACATTTCGGTCTGCCTGTTTTTACCTTGTTGGGGCCGAAGGCAGAAACCCATAAGCGGGCTTTGTTACAGCGTTATCCTGCATTTAACAACGAGCGAGCGCATACGGCGGCGGAAACAGTGGTTGAGCATGTTCAGGCGCTTGAATGCGATGCCTCTTTTAATCTGGATGCGGCGCAACTGGATCAGATCTCGGCAGTATCAGCACCAACCGCCATCCTGTTTTGTGATGGACAGGGTGAGCAAAACTTTAGCCGTGCAATGAAGCTGCATCAATGCACCTTGCTGCATAACCGCTGGCATTCGCCGTTTTATATTTACCTTGATGACGCGCAAGGTATGCAGGCTTTGCTGGATTCAGCGGCCAGCAAATACCCGGCCAGACAATTGGTTCCGTTCGGTATGGCTGAAGATATTTTCAATCTGCGTCGTCTGGATGAGTTGGAGGAGAACGCCCGCTTTGTGCATGAAGCTTATCGGGAAAGCCAGCATCCCGGAATAGGTGAGCTGGACAGTGCCAGCCTGCCTGCCAACCTTAAGCCTTGGGTTGATTTGCCGGAAACCTATCGCAACTCCAACCGCCGCACGGGGGATCATATTGCCGTCAAGCTGGCGAGTATCCGTTGCCATGTTGCCCCGGAAGGTTCCCTGATATTGAGCGATGACATTGTATTGGGTGCGCCAGCGGAACGTCTGGACTTGTTAAGCCGACTGGAACATCAGTCCTGGTGTTATGAGCGTTTAATGTCAGGCTGGCGTTATGCAGAGCAGCGTCATAACGAGCGTCGCTTGCATCCCGCAATCCGTTTGTGGGAAGACTTGTCGGAAGCAGAGCAATCCAAGGATGTCAACCAGATTGAGAATGTCCGGCGTTCATTGATTGAGGAATATGGCACATCGGCAGTTAGCGTCCGTCAGGAGTTGGTCGTTGGGCTGATTGGTCATAATTACCTGACATTTGAGCAGGCACAGCACGTATGCCGTCAGTTACAGGCATCTGTATTACCTGAGTTGTTGCGGTCTTATCCGGGATTTTTCTTTACCTTGTTAACGCCACTTGCACCGGGCAGTGACTTTATTTTGGCGAGTGAAGCCTTGCGATGGTTCGGTGAGCGGAAAATTCCGTCACGCTTGTTGGTCGTACAGGCAATCAGTCTGGAGAAAGTGGTGGATGCTTACCGTGTAAACTGGGAAGGTGGCGCATCCTGGGATGGTGTGTATTTTTACCCATCTCAGGCATTGGATCAGCAAATGGCAGAAACTGCTTGGCAGCAAGGCAAAGAGAGTATCTTGAAGCAATTGCGAACCCTGATTGATAGTGATGCTTGCCAAGGGGTGATTGATCTGACATTGCTTGGCGATGAGACAGAACGCAATGCCATCGCTTATGAGCGGGCGGCAGAATATATCGTAAAGCGTTCAGATGAATTGGTGGCAGTTTTTGACGTTAGTCGCCAGCCCGGTGGAATTGGCGGTACGAAAGCAACTTTGGATAGCTGGGGTCGGAAAGCAGAGGGGGCTGATGCACGAATAATTACCCTTTAA
- the ybaK gene encoding Cys-tRNA(Pro) deacylase — protein sequence MTPAINLAKKAKIAFKVHEYTHDPDNAAYGLEAAEKLGLPPTQVFKTLVVSLDGKELAVGIVPVAAMLSMKHIAKAAHAKKADMADKALVARTTGYVLGGVSPLGQKKLLKTFIDESALQFPTIYVSAGRRGLEIELAPQDLQSLTRAVFTPLMQTE from the coding sequence ATGACCCCAGCCATCAACCTCGCCAAAAAAGCCAAGATCGCCTTCAAGGTACACGAATACACCCACGACCCGGACAACGCCGCCTACGGTTTGGAAGCCGCCGAAAAACTAGGACTTCCCCCCACGCAAGTATTCAAAACGCTGGTGGTGAGTCTGGATGGCAAAGAACTCGCCGTCGGTATCGTGCCAGTCGCCGCGATGCTCAGCATGAAGCACATTGCCAAAGCCGCCCACGCCAAAAAAGCGGACATGGCGGACAAGGCATTGGTTGCCCGCACCACCGGCTATGTACTCGGCGGGGTCAGCCCGTTGGGGCAAAAGAAACTGCTGAAAACCTTCATCGACGAGTCCGCCCTGCAATTTCCCACGATTTACGTGAGTGCTGGGCGGCGCGGGTTGGAAATCGAGCTTGCCCCGCAAGACTTGCAAAGCCTGACCCGTGCGGTGTTCACGCCCTTAATGCAAACCGAGTAA
- a CDS encoding MOSC domain-containing protein codes for MFTISSLHIYPVKSLQGIALSDAVLTRQGLAFDRQWMLVDTAGKFVTQRQMPALARISTRLTAECLVLEHAGLPPLSIPLAPIPDNRCAVTVWRDTCMGCDEGATASHWLTQAVGQWLGGDLRLVRFAPEGVRPVDPAYMDGDSADTAFSDGYPFLIVSEASLAAVNVQLLANGAEAVPMARFRPNIVLSGMSAFGENDCKTFTAADASYRFTLRKPCQRCKTTTVDQRTGVIANPKEPLRTLTAMNPYPHLSGAYFGQNATLTLGHGMVMKVGDQVQ; via the coding sequence ATGTTTACCATTAGCAGCCTGCACATTTACCCGGTCAAATCGCTGCAAGGCATCGCTTTGAGCGACGCGGTTTTGACCAGGCAAGGGTTGGCGTTTGATCGTCAGTGGATGTTGGTCGATACCGCCGGGAAGTTTGTAACTCAGCGACAAATGCCCGCGTTGGCGCGGATCAGCACGCGCTTAACCGCTGAGTGTTTGGTGTTGGAACACGCTGGATTGCCACCGTTGTCGATTCCGTTAGCTCCGATTCCTGATAATCGCTGTGCGGTGACGGTGTGGCGCGATACCTGTATGGGGTGTGACGAGGGCGCGACGGCTTCGCATTGGTTGACGCAAGCGGTGGGGCAGTGGCTGGGCGGCGACTTGCGTTTGGTGCGCTTTGCCCCTGAAGGTGTGCGCCCGGTTGACCCCGCGTATATGGATGGCGATAGTGCGGATACCGCGTTTTCCGATGGCTACCCGTTTTTGATTGTATCCGAGGCTTCGTTGGCGGCAGTGAATGTGCAATTGCTTGCCAATGGCGCGGAGGCTGTGCCGATGGCGCGTTTTCGCCCTAATATCGTTCTTAGCGGAATGAGCGCGTTCGGGGAAAATGACTGCAAAACATTTACCGCTGCTGATGCTAGTTACCGTTTCACGCTTCGCAAGCCGTGCCAACGCTGCAAAACCACCACGGTCGATCAGCGCACTGGGGTGATTGCCAACCCGAAAGAGCCGTTACGCACTTTGACCGCGATGAACCCTTACCCGCATTTGAGCGGCGCGTACTTTGGGCAAAATGCCACGTTGACGCTGGGGCATGGGATGGTGATGAAGGTTGGAGATCAGGTGCAATAG
- a CDS encoding SanA/YdcF family protein, giving the protein MKKLRKISSLLILLYFLGIAAIWIDGATTGYAKSEYAVVLGNQVYPSGEPSERLKARLERAAELFRDGTVQKIIVSGGLGKEGHDEATVMKRYLETQGIPAVAVIADSYGNNTHLTALNAHRWVQLDKPVIVVSQLYHLSRSEMAF; this is encoded by the coding sequence ATGAAAAAATTACGAAAAATCAGTTCATTGTTAATTTTATTGTATTTCCTCGGCATCGCCGCCATCTGGATTGATGGTGCAACCACTGGCTATGCAAAGTCGGAATACGCCGTGGTGCTGGGCAATCAGGTTTACCCTTCCGGCGAACCCTCCGAACGCTTGAAAGCACGGCTGGAACGCGCTGCGGAATTATTCCGCGATGGCACGGTGCAAAAGATCATCGTCAGCGGCGGCTTGGGTAAGGAAGGTCACGACGAAGCGACCGTGATGAAGCGTTATCTGGAAACACAAGGCATCCCCGCTGTGGCGGTGATAGCGGATTCTTACGGCAACAATACCCACCTAACTGCATTGAATGCCCACCGATGGGTACAACTCGATAAGCCTGTCATTGTCGTTTCGCAGCTTTATCACCTTTCCCGTAGCGAGATGGCGTTTTAG
- a CDS encoding ribosomal maturation YjgA family protein: MRLNLPMLFAAITLFVIEVIIATKLNDYTFIRAYFGDFLVVILVYCAVKAFWNVEATRLAIGVFAFAVAVELAQLFRVADVLQLTGWARVVVGTSFSFHDVLMYAAGCLVVWWVDHLNR, encoded by the coding sequence ATGCGTTTGAATTTACCGATGCTATTTGCCGCTATCACTTTGTTTGTCATTGAGGTGATTATCGCCACCAAGCTTAACGATTACACCTTCATTCGCGCCTATTTCGGCGATTTTCTGGTGGTCATTTTGGTGTATTGCGCGGTGAAAGCCTTTTGGAATGTGGAAGCAACGCGGCTGGCAATCGGTGTATTTGCCTTCGCCGTGGCGGTGGAATTGGCGCAATTGTTTCGTGTGGCGGATGTACTGCAATTGACCGGTTGGGCGCGGGTGGTGGTGGGGACGAGTTTCAGTTTCCATGATGTGCTGATGTATGCGGCGGGGTGTTTGGTGGTGTGGTGGGTGGATCATTTGAACCGATAG
- a CDS encoding DUF4166 domain-containing protein, giving the protein MTENSVTHWFGTAFDQLHPALQQLHRQQHSIRWHRVPLPTGLFPRTTAYKCIENEKYRFHVEFSLPKIGLLLSYSGMLNTQ; this is encoded by the coding sequence ATGACAGAAAACAGCGTCACCCATTGGTTCGGCACAGCCTTCGACCAGCTTCACCCCGCGCTCCAGCAACTCCACCGGCAACAGCATAGCATTCGTTGGCACCGTGTTCCCTTACCTACAGGGTTATTTCCCCGCACCACTGCCTATAAGTGCATAGAAAATGAAAAATATCGCTTTCATGTTGAATTTTCATTGCCAAAAATCGGTTTGCTACTAAGCTATAGCGGAATGCTGAACACTCAGTAA
- a CDS encoding M23 family metallopeptidase: MLKTRYWIALTLLSVGALGGLLPETPTIPVQGATTRDWHPQSFWYYPWGRSGTHKGIDIFAQEGTPVLAATHGLVVHTGVDSLGGNIVLVLGGKWRLHYYAHLQDIDTQAWHWVKAGERIGTVGTSGNAVGKPPHLHYAIRTPYPQPWLYEAGVPQAWNKLFFVDPNRWLSR; this comes from the coding sequence ATGCTCAAAACGCGCTACTGGATAGCGTTAACCCTGTTGAGTGTTGGCGCGTTGGGCGGGTTGCTGCCCGAAACCCCGACGATTCCGGTGCAGGGCGCGACTACCCGCGATTGGCATCCGCAATCGTTTTGGTATTACCCGTGGGGGCGTTCCGGCACACACAAAGGCATCGACATTTTCGCGCAGGAAGGCACACCCGTGCTGGCGGCTACCCACGGTTTGGTGGTGCATACCGGGGTCGATAGTTTGGGTGGCAATATTGTGCTGGTGTTAGGCGGCAAGTGGCGGCTGCATTATTACGCGCATTTGCAAGACATTGACACGCAAGCGTGGCACTGGGTCAAGGCGGGGGAACGCATTGGCACGGTGGGTACGTCGGGCAACGCAGTGGGCAAACCGCCGCACTTACATTACGCAATCCGCACGCCGTATCCGCAGCCGTGGTTGTATGAGGCGGGTGTACCGCAGGCGTGGAATAAACTGTTTTTTGTTGATCCAAATCGGTGGTTGTCGCGGTAG
- a CDS encoding ankyrin repeat domain-containing protein: MLCKYRLTYTIPLLVAILLSGCNSTTVKADKSPTISIVTQSACASAKNFTKEDVDFFDSPLNYVVFGGNLQEAECLLKSGVSPNTRNQFGETMLKVAITRNNPDMVALLLKYRATANLHTTSLTTPDGCGNEKPMDVAREVGNSQIIALLKGAETAGECTNRPLEEMKLMESFDPMRNPRMYE, translated from the coding sequence ATGCTCTGCAAATATCGCCTCACTTATACCATTCCCTTACTTGTTGCTATTTTATTGTCGGGTTGTAACTCCACGACCGTTAAAGCCGACAAGTCGCCAACGATCAGTATTGTTACCCAATCCGCTTGCGCTTCTGCCAAAAACTTTACCAAGGAAGACGTTGATTTCTTCGACTCGCCGCTGAATTACGTGGTCTTTGGTGGCAATCTACAAGAAGCCGAATGCCTGCTGAAAAGCGGCGTATCTCCCAATACCCGTAATCAGTTTGGCGAAACCATGCTGAAGGTTGCTATCACCCGTAACAACCCGGACATGGTAGCCCTGTTACTTAAATACCGTGCGACCGCCAATTTGCACACTACCAGCCTGACTACACCCGACGGCTGCGGTAATGAAAAGCCGATGGATGTGGCTCGCGAAGTTGGCAATTCCCAAATAATTGCGTTGCTGAAAGGCGCGGAAACCGCTGGTGAATGCACCAATCGCCCGCTGGAGGAGATGAAGTTGATGGAGTCCTTTGATCCGATGCGCAATCCGCGTATGTATGAGTAG
- a CDS encoding alpha/beta fold hydrolase has protein sequence MATKLVLLPGLDGTGLLFQPLLEALGAAFPVQVICYPPDQCLSVEALAAQVRAQVAFDTDTVLLAESFSGLIAVELLRQGIPLHSVIFCASFASAPHPWLLKLAMHLPLERWWRLPLPESLLRLLGIDARLQALLKPVREQVLPSVAAYRLRLIAAARPFALAQRWEIPCHYLRAVNDWAVPERCADELRRYFARVEITRIAQSGHFLLQTQPTVCAAVLKRLVLH, from the coding sequence ATGGCAACAAAGCTTGTTCTTCTCCCCGGTCTTGATGGCACGGGCTTGCTGTTTCAGCCGTTACTGGAAGCGTTGGGGGCAGCATTTCCGGTTCAGGTCATTTGTTACCCGCCCGATCAATGCCTGTCGGTGGAAGCACTGGCGGCACAAGTTCGCGCACAAGTGGCGTTCGACACCGACACGGTATTGCTGGCGGAATCGTTTTCCGGCTTGATTGCGGTGGAATTGTTGAGGCAAGGCATCCCGTTGCACAGCGTTATTTTTTGCGCGTCGTTTGCCAGCGCACCGCATCCGTGGTTGTTGAAATTGGCGATGCATTTGCCGCTGGAGCGTTGGTGGCGGTTGCCGTTACCTGAGTCGTTGCTGCGATTGTTGGGTATTGATGCACGCTTACAAGCCTTGCTGAAACCTGTGCGGGAGCAAGTACTGCCCAGCGTGGCGGCGTACCGTTTGCGGTTGATTGCAGCAGCACGCCCGTTTGCCTTGGCGCAACGCTGGGAAATCCCCTGTCATTATTTGCGGGCAGTCAATGATTGGGCAGTGCCGGAGCGGTGTGCGGATGAGTTACGGCGGTACTTTGCCCGTGTGGAAATCACTCGCATTGCGCAGTCTGGGCATTTTTTGCTGCAAACTCAACCTACGGTGTGTGCGGCGGTGTTAAAACGGTTGGTTCTCCACTAA
- a CDS encoding type II toxin-antitoxin system HipA family toxin, translated as MNRRIRVYLGETTIPVGTLLYETSGNRESCAFTYHDTWLASSERFSLSPDLPLQAGMQFHAKTRDASVFFDCFADTEPDGWGKRVILRDHAKRRQQSGAAHQPLNALDYLLAVDDISRIGALRLLDENGVPQRDSAVHERGIPPLLDLGNIFRASQAVERENETAADLAYLQGKGTSLGGMRPKCSVIDHDGALCLGKFPSIADERAVTKGEILALRLATVCGINAAQGRVEYVDDTPIALIRRFDREAGRRIPYVSARTLLGALPDEEHSYTEIVEVIRATSPRAKQDMAELWRRMVFNILITNVDDHLNNHGFLHTGRGQWILSPAFDLNPFPDKQRELKTWISEDSGPSGSIKDCLAVAAYFGLDRAAALAILRKVADGVNTWRLEAGKAGMFKPEADKFAAAFEHAELEYALRITATR; from the coding sequence ATGAATCGCCGCATCCGCGTTTATCTTGGGGAAACCACGATTCCGGTTGGTACATTGCTGTATGAAACCAGTGGCAACCGCGAAAGCTGCGCTTTTACCTACCATGACACTTGGCTGGCATCGTCCGAACGTTTCAGCTTGTCGCCGGATTTGCCCTTGCAAGCAGGGATGCAATTTCACGCCAAAACCCGCGATGCGTCGGTGTTTTTTGATTGTTTCGCCGACACTGAGCCGGATGGCTGGGGCAAACGGGTAATCCTGCGTGACCATGCGAAACGCCGCCAACAAAGCGGGGCAGCACATCAACCGTTGAATGCACTCGATTACCTGTTGGCAGTCGATGACATCAGCCGCATCGGAGCCTTGCGCTTGCTGGATGAGAACGGTGTTCCGCAGCGTGATTCAGCCGTCCATGAGCGCGGCATTCCACCGTTGTTAGACCTCGGCAATATTTTCCGTGCCAGCCAAGCTGTGGAGCGTGAAAATGAAACTGCCGCTGACCTAGCCTACCTGCAAGGCAAAGGAACGTCGCTTGGCGGAATGCGCCCAAAATGCAGTGTTATCGACCATGACGGCGCATTGTGTTTAGGAAAATTTCCCAGCATTGCGGATGAACGTGCCGTCACCAAAGGTGAAATCCTTGCCCTGCGCTTAGCTACCGTGTGCGGGATCAATGCCGCCCAAGGTCGGGTGGAATACGTGGACGATACCCCGATTGCACTGATTCGCCGTTTTGACCGTGAGGCAGGGCGGCGCATCCCTTATGTTTCTGCCCGTACCTTGTTGGGCGCATTACCGGATGAAGAACACAGTTACACCGAAATCGTTGAAGTCATTCGCGCTACCAGCCCTCGTGCCAAGCAAGATATGGCGGAATTATGGCGGCGCATGGTGTTCAATATCCTGATTACCAACGTGGATGACCACCTCAATAATCACGGCTTTCTACATACCGGACGCGGGCAATGGATACTCTCACCTGCATTCGACCTCAACCCGTTCCCCGACAAACAGCGCGAATTGAAAACGTGGATCAGCGAAGACAGCGGCCCCAGCGGCAGTATCAAGGATTGTCTTGCCGTCGCGGCTTATTTCGGCCTCGATAGAGCCGCCGCATTGGCTATCTTGCGCAAAGTTGCCGATGGCGTGAATACTTGGCGACTCGAAGCGGGCAAGGCAGGCATGTTTAAACCAGAGGCCGACAAATTCGCTGCTGCGTTTGAACATGCCGAACTGGAATATGCCCTCCGTATAACTGCTACCCGGTAA
- a CDS encoding VOC family protein yields MKMQQTRPQLNLLVLRCRDIELTRLFYEGLNLHFISEQHGNGSRHYAAVMDNGLVLELYPAKGEPDNTRLGFHFGGKNQRVLQDPDGRYVEVWQ; encoded by the coding sequence ATGAAAATGCAGCAAACACGCCCACAATTGAATTTACTGGTATTGCGCTGTCGTGACATTGAACTGACCCGTTTGTTTTACGAGGGGCTGAACCTCCACTTTATCTCGGAACAGCACGGTAACGGCTCAAGGCACTATGCTGCTGTGATGGACAACGGGTTGGTTTTGGAACTATACCCCGCCAAGGGTGAGCCGGATAACACCCGACTGGGGTTTCATTTCGGCGGGAAAAACCAGCGCGTCTTGCAAGATCCTGACGGGCGATACGTGGAGGTATGGCAATGA
- a CDS encoding DUF4952 domain-containing protein: MSFRSFITFPVARWRFRKEGFVNVGAAYPHYFEWRDVYASLRELPAWVSYWLSESVPECKDFLKEMGWKIDGVEYQSCDAEIALQSRTMVAKYHVAGKYAAAVEQLFHDRTGMPMMKFACCGWEVSGQLYLGVPIPDTPYAVYMVSGEETGIDDRAHWDQISHFKIYIRHLYWSDV, encoded by the coding sequence TTGTCGTTTCGCAGCTTTATCACCTTTCCCGTAGCGAGATGGCGTTTTAGGAAAGAGGGTTTTGTTAATGTCGGGGCGGCATATCCCCATTATTTTGAATGGCGCGATGTCTACGCCTCATTACGTGAATTGCCTGCGTGGGTTAGCTATTGGCTGTCCGAATCTGTGCCTGAGTGCAAAGATTTTCTCAAAGAAATGGGTTGGAAGATTGATGGTGTTGAATACCAATCCTGTGATGCAGAGATTGCGCTTCAATCGCGCACTATGGTCGCCAAGTACCATGTCGCTGGTAAATATGCAGCAGCGGTAGAACAGCTTTTCCATGATCGGACGGGAATGCCCATGATGAAATTTGCTTGTTGTGGTTGGGAAGTGAGTGGACAGCTATATTTAGGTGTACCGATTCCTGATACGCCTTATGCAGTTTATATGGTGTCGGGGGAAGAAACGGGTATAGATGACCGCGCCCATTGGGATCAAATCTCCCACTTTAAAATATACATTCGGCATCTTTATTGGTCTGATGTTTGA